Below is a genomic region from Candidatus Hydrogenedentota bacterium.
GCAGGCGAGCAGCACAATCATTGCAGGTCGCACGTAAGATCTCCTTTCATCAGAAGAACACCATTGTACACGGCTCGATCTCGCCGTGCATCGCGGCAATTTGAATGCGGTGACGCAACGGCCTAAGCTGGAGCCGCAAGCGGGAGAGAAAGGCCATGAAAAGGTGTCACAAATGTGGTTGGGAATGGCCCGCTGAGAAGAAGCGGCCCGCGCATGCCGAGGCGTGCCCGAAATGCACCGCCTATCTTCATTGCTGCATGAATTGCCGGCATCATGACCCGGCGCTGCACAACGAGTGCCGCGTGCCCGGTACCGATATGGTGCCCGACCGCCGCCGCATGAATTACTGCGACGCATTCGACTTCGCGGATTCGGACACGCACGCGGCGGAACCTGAGAGACAGGCGCAGGCCCGGGACGCGCTGTCTAAACTCCTCGGCGAAGGACCGGGGAACGCAGAGGCGCACCAGGCAACGCGGGATTTTCTTGGCGCGCCCAAGCCGAAGAAGGACCCGAAACGCGCGCTGGATGATCTTTTCAGGGGGTGAGGGGCCGGCCGGTTTACACACAGGCGGGCGGCATGTTAGAGTTTTGACACTATTAACACCACGAATGACAGGGGAATATCTGTGGAGGAGACGGCACGACAACACCGAATGCTGGTAGTCGATGACCGGGAGAACATGCGTGTGCTCCTGGCGGACACGTTTTCCGAGAGAGGGTTTGACGTCAAGACCGCGGCTGACGGGGAACAGGCCATTGCGCTGATCGACAGCGAATCATTCGAGGTGATCATCACGGACCTGAACATGCCGGGCAAAGACGGGATCGCCGTGCTGCGCGCGTCCAAGGCGAAGAACCCGGACACCGAAGTCATCATCATTACCGCTTACGGGACCATTGCGTCCGCGGTCGATGCCATGCGGTTCGGGGCGCACGATTACATCACGAAGCCGTTCAAGTTGAACGAGATCGAGCGCAAAGTCGAGAAGATCGTGCAGAAGATCCGGCCCGTCCGCGCACAGAACATCCAGACATGGATTCACCCCGGCATCCGCACCATGGTCGGGGGAAGCCAGCACACGAAACATCTGATGAAGATGATCGCCAAGGTCGCGCCCAGCAACAGCGCGGTGCTGATCAAGGGCGAGAGCGGCGTGGGCAAGGAACTCGTGGCCCGGGCCATCCACGACGCGAGCCCGCGCCGTGACCGGCCTTTCGTGGCGCTGAACTGCGCGGCGCTGGCGCCGGGCATCCTCGAAAGCGAACTGTTCGGCCACGAGCGGGGCGCGTTCACCGGCGCCACGGAGCGGCGCATCGGCCGCTTCGAAAAGGCGCACACGGGCACGCTGTTCCTGGACGAAGTGGGGGAGATTGACCCGCAGATCCAGACGAAGCTGTTGCGCGTGCTCCAGGAAGACGAAATAGAGCGCGTCGGCGGCACGGCCACGGTCAAGGTCGACGTGCGCATTGTCGCCGCGACAAACCGCGACCTGCGCGAGGCAATCGCGACGGGCAGGTTCCGCGAGGATTTCTATTACCGGCTCAATGTGTTCTCCATCGAAGTCGAGCCGCTGCGCAACCGGCGCGACGACATCCCCATGCTGGTGGATCATTTCGTGCGCACCTTCTCGCTCGAGATGGGCCGCGAGATCGCGGAAATCGACGGCGATGTGTTTGGTATCTTCCTGCGCTATCCGTGGCCGGGCAACGTGCGCGAACTCGAGAACGTCATCGAGCGCGCGTTGGTCCTCTCTGAGAACAACCAGATCACGCGCGACGTGCTGCCGCAAGAACTCCTCGAGACCCAGGAAGACCTGGAACTCGCTCCGTCCGGGGCCGTTCCGCCCACCCCGACGGAATCGCTCATCGAGCGCAAGGAAAGCCTCGAAATCGACCTGATCAAAGGCGCGCTCGACAAGTTCCACTGGAATAAGACCAAGGCCGCCGAGCACCTCGGCCTCAAACGCACCACGCTGCAGTACAAAATTAAAAAGTATGGTTTGGAATAAGCCCAATTTCCGCAAATCGCCACTTCAGCCTTTATTTACAAGACTTTTATCGCTTCTAGCTCCTATCGCGTGACTTCCAAAGATCCAATTTGTTAACATATCTGGTGCTCATTTGTTAACATGTCAGGTCCTCAGTCGGGAGCAATACGGCAATGCCGAGAGGTTACAGCGTCATCAATAGGGGAACGTCTACTTCCTTTATCATCGCAAGAATCTCGATGGGAAACTTGTCGGGGTGTCGCTCAGAACGGACGAATTGCGGGATGCCCACCGCAAGGCCAAACAGAAAACTATCGAACTGGAATGCGAATTAGCCCTCGCCAGGAAGCGTGCGGAACAGGGTGTCAAGAACGTTGATGACATGACTGAAGAGGAAGTCCAAGCCTGGGTGGCCGCTTCCTTTGC
It encodes:
- a CDS encoding sigma-54-dependent Fis family transcriptional regulator; the encoded protein is MLVVDDRENMRVLLADTFSERGFDVKTAADGEQAIALIDSESFEVIITDLNMPGKDGIAVLRASKAKNPDTEVIIITAYGTIASAVDAMRFGAHDYITKPFKLNEIERKVEKIVQKIRPVRAQNIQTWIHPGIRTMVGGSQHTKHLMKMIAKVAPSNSAVLIKGESGVGKELVARAIHDASPRRDRPFVALNCAALAPGILESELFGHERGAFTGATERRIGRFEKAHTGTLFLDEVGEIDPQIQTKLLRVLQEDEIERVGGTATVKVDVRIVAATNRDLREAIATGRFREDFYYRLNVFSIEVEPLRNRRDDIPMLVDHFVRTFSLEMGREIAEIDGDVFGIFLRYPWPGNVRELENVIERALVLSENNQITRDVLPQELLETQEDLELAPSGAVPPTPTESLIERKESLEIDLIKGALDKFHWNKTKAAEHLGLKRTTLQYKIKKYGLE